AGGTCTCGAAACGCAGAGCGCCGTTGGTTGAATCCCCCCTCGGGCCGTGGCGCATCCGCTGCCAGCCGTTCATGACGGCCTGTGTCAGCACTTCCCGCGCCACACGCCTTGGAATCATCCCGATTCGCGCCGGCACGATCACCAGGAGTTCCCTGTGAATCTGATCCAGACCCTTGAGCAAGAAGAAATTGCTCGCCTGAACAAGACCATCCCTGTGTTCGCCCCTGGCGACACGGTGATCGTGAACGTGAACGTCGTCGAAGGCACCCGCAAGCGCGTGCAGGCCTACGAAGGCGTCGTGATTGCGCGTCGCAATCGCGGTCTGAACTCCAACTTCATCGTCCGCAAGATCTCGAGCGGCGAAGGCGTTGAGCGCACGTTCCAGCTGTACAGCCCTCTGATCGCTTCGATCGAAGTCAAGCGCCGCGGTGACGTCCGTCGCGCCAAGCTGTACTACCTGCGTCAGCGTTCGGGCAAGTCCGCTCGCATCAAGGAAAAGCTGGCCACCAAGTCGGCCGACTGATCCTTCGACGCAAGTCGTTTCAAAGCCGCTCCAAGGCCCTGCCCGGAGCGGCTTTGTCGTTTCTGGCGCTCCAACGGGACGCGAGCAGGGGTCGACTGAGTCGACTGAATCGACTGATTCGCGAGTATCAGGATCCTGATCGCTCGAGCAGGCAGCATCGCCGGGCCGCTCATCCAGGGCGATCACGCGGGTTGCTCGATCGCCTTGCCGAACCGCTCGCCCGCCCGATCTGTGCAACCCCGCCAAGCCACGCAGAATCCTTGGGTCCGCGTGCTCCCCGGGACCCTGCCGATGACCGATGGACGCAGCATCGATCGCGGCTTTCAGGTCCCTCTGCGTCCCGCCCGCCCATTGCCATGTCCACGCCCGCCAACCGACCCCCCATCAAGGATCCCCGTACCGTGCCGGTCGCAGGGACCGACGCGCATCTGCCTGCCGTGCCGGCCGAGCGGCTCACGCCGGCGGCGTTGCGGCAGCGCTTCCTTCGCCCGCCCGCGTTCGATCCCGAGATCCCGGGTGATGGCGGCTTTGTGCACGACCGCTCGCCGACGCCGGCTGCGGTGCTGGTGCCGCTGGTGCTGCGCGACCATGGCTTGTCGGTGCTGCTGACCCAGCGCACCGCCCATCTGCGCGACCATGCCGGGCAGATCAGCTTCCCCGGCGGCCGGGCGGAGCCGGAGGACGGCTCTCCGGAACGCACCGCGCTGCGCGAGGCCCAGGAGGAAATCGGACTGGACGAGCCGTTTGTCGACATCCTCGGGCAACTGCCGGTTTATCAGACGGTGACGGCCTATGAGGTGACGCCGGTTGTGGCCCTGATCCGGCCGGATTTCGCGTTGCGGCTGGATGCTTTCGAAGTGGCGGAGGCCTTCGAGGTGCCGCTGAGCTTCCTGATGGATCCGGCGCATCACCGCCGCCATGTGGTGGACTGGGAAGGCGGGCGCCGGCAGTTCCTGTCGATGCCGTGGATGGGGACAGGTCTTGCCGTGACCGGCCCGGACGCGGTGTTGAGCGACCGGGAGTTCTTCATCTGGGGTGCCACCGCGGCGATGCTTCGCAACCTGTATCGTTTCCTTCAGGCCTGAGGCCGGCGCGGGCCGCTATCATCCCCGCCCATGAACCTCATCGCGGTCTTGCTCGCGCTGCTCTGCGAGCAACTCAAGCCTCTTCCTCACGGTAATCCGGTCCACCAGGGCATGATCGCCTGGGTGCGCTGGACCGGGCGCAACTTCGACGCCGGTCGCCCGCATCATGCGGCGGTGGTCTGGTCGATCACGGTGGTCGGCCCCGCGGTGCTGGTGGGCGTGATCGGCTGGTTGCTGAACCGCTACAGCGATGGTCTGCTGTTGCTGCTGAACGTGCTGGTGCTCTACCTCACCCTGGGCTTTCGCCAGTTCAGCCATTACTTCACCGACATCCGCGATGCGCTGGAGCGGGGCGACGAGCTCGAAGCCCGCCGTCTGCTGGCCGAATGGCGCCACCTGGATGCCAGCGAATTGCCCCGCACCGAGCTGCTGCGCCATGTGCTGGAGCATTCGCTGCTGGCGGCCCACCGGCATGTGTTCGGCGTGTTTTTCTGGTTTGTGCTGCTGTCGGCCTTCGGACTCGGTCCGGCCGGGGCGGTGCTCTATCGCATGGCCGAATTCGCTGGACGTTACTGGGCCTTCAAGAGCCGCACCCTGGACGCGCCGACCAATGAACGCCTGATGCATCTCTCGCGCCGCCTGTTCGGGTTGATCGACCATGTGCCGGCGCGCCTGACGGCCACCGGCTTCGCCATCGTCGGAAACTTCGAGGAAGCGGTGAATGGCTGGCGCCGGGACGCGGCGCTCTGGGCGCACAGCAACGAGGGCATCATCCTCGCGGCCGCCGCCGGCGCGGTGGGGGTGCAACTCGGCGGCAGCGCCGCACCGGGCGTGACGCCGGACCGCAGCAAGACCTTCGATGCCGGCAGCGACATGGACGTCACCCGCGCCGAAGGTTCCACCGAAGGCCAGCCGCCCCAGTTGGGCCACCTGCAAAGCGTGGTCGGCCTGGTGTGGCGATCGGTGGTGCTGTGGATGCTGCTGCTGGCGCTGTTGCGGCTGGCCAATATGGTGGGCTGACCGGGCGCTGCGGATACGCGTCGACGCCCAGGAATCACTCCCCCATCCAGCGGGCGATCCAACGGCCCATCCATCGGCGCGCCGCGCCTTGCAGCGATCGCCGAAGTGATCCCTGCATGGAAGCGATGCCGGTCAGGCGTCCCGCACATCGGCCAGCACCTGCTGGCCGAAATCGTTTCTGGCGAGGAACTTCAGCACCCGGGTGGCGGTGTCCTGCGCGCTGGCGAGCTGGCCTTGGGCCTTGAACTCGGCGAAGCGGTGGCGTTCCGGGAACTGAGCGTCATCGGCGCCGCGGAGCTGGGCCTGCATGTCGGTGTCGATGATGCCGGGTGCCAGCGAGACGATGCGCGCCGCAGGCCTGCCGGTGGCGGCCTTGTGTTCCTCATCCAGCGCCATCGCGCGGCTGAGGTTGTCCATGCCGGCCTTGGCGGCGCAATAGACGGCACTACCCGCCATCGCCCGGCGGCCCAGTCCCGAGGAGATGTTGAGGATCTTGCGCGGGGCCGTCCAGTCACGGGTGGCCTCGAGGAAAGCGGCGCTCAGCAGCAGCGTCGCCTCGAGTCCAACGCGGATCGCTCCGGAGAGCGCCTCCAGCGATTCGCCGTCCACCGGACCCGGGGGCGTGATGACGCCGGCATTGTTGATCAAGGTGGCACGGGTCCAGTCGATCGGCTGTGTGCGTAACCATTCACCGAGGTGCTTGGCGATGACGAGCGGCTGAGAGAGATCGGCTTGCCATTGCTGCAGCGGCAGGCCGCGCTCATGGGCAAAGCGCTCCAGCGATTCGCTGCGGCCGCGCGCAATGCCGATGACCAGGTCACCGGCCTCCAGCGATTGAAGCGCCAGCGCCTCGCCCAGCCCGCGCGAACTGCCGGTGATGAGGGTCAGGGCACGGGCGGCGGGGTCGGTGGCATGCGCAGTCATGTGGAGCTTCCTCAAAAAGGGAGTGGAACGATGCAGGGCCCTGTCGAGCCCTGTCCAGAAGCATCGGAAACCGCTTCAACGCGGCTCGCTGATCGCGGAGATCGGTCAAGGCGGCGGCTCAGAACTCGGGCGGGCAGTGCAGTGACAACGCCGACTCGCCCAGCAATCCGGGCAGTGTCAGGTCACAGGCATGCAGCAGCAAGCGGGAGGCCTGCGCGAGTGCATGCGGCGGTGCGTAGAGCGCATCGCCGAGGATGGGATGTCCGATCGCCAGCAGATGCACCCGCAACTGGTGGGATCGCCCGGTGACCGGCGCCAGCGACACTCGGGAGCGCCCCGCGCCCGCATCCCTCGCCATCAACGTCACCCGTGTCAGGCTGGGCTTGCCGCGCTCGCGGTCCACTCGCTGCCGGGGACGATTCGGCCAATCGGCGATCAGCGGCAGATCGATGTCGAACTGTTCGCGCTCGACCTGCCCATCCACCACCGCCTCATAGCGTTTGTCGACCCGCCGCTGTGCGAAGGCCTCGCTGAGGGCCCGCTGCATCGCCTCGCCGCGGGCGAACACCAGCAGCCCCGAGGTGGCCTGATCCAGCCGATGGACGATCAACGCATCCGGGAATTGCGCCTGCACGCGGGACCAGGCGCAGTCCTGCTTGTCCTCGCCCCGCCCGGGCACGGCCAGCAGGCCGGCCGGCTTGGCAATGACGATGCGTTGCGCATCCACATGAATCAGGGAGAGGGGAGCAGACATGGTGCCGATTGTCGAGGTGCTGTCTTTGCGCCCGCGGTTCGACGACGGGTGCGGCCCGCACGCCGGGGTGGCGATTCGTCAGAACTGATCGATCCAGCCCGATTGCACCGCCGACTGCGGATTCGACCCTGCCGCGCGAACCGCCTCCAGCGCCTCATCGGCCGGCAGGCCGAGCCGCTTGAGCACGCAGGCGGCGACCGTGCCGGTGCGCCCCAGACCGGCCGCGCAGTGCAGCAGCGCGCGGTCACCCAGGCGCAGCCCGCTGGCGATCTGGTCCACGCCGTGCCGGAAGGCATCAGGATCGGAGGCCAGGCCGAAGTCCCGCATCGGCAGATGCATCCACCGGAACGGCAACCGGCCCTCGGCAATCGCCTTGTGATAACTAGGGGAGAGTTCCGCGACTTCTTCCAGCGGATTCAGGCAGACCACCAGATTCAGCTGCCGCTGACGGGCCTCGTCCAGAAAGAAGCCCCAGGGCTCGCGGCGCCCGGGCATCGACTGCAGCCACAGTCGACCGGACACGGTGTCGGGAAGGGGGAGCGATCGGAAAGCCATCGGGCGATTGTCGTGTGTCCCTGGCGTCCTCCTTGTTAATAAACAAAAAGTTGTTTTATTGGGGGTGTCGGCGGAAGATTCAGCCATCGACCGACATCGACCGACATCGACCGACATCGACCGACATCGACCAACTCGACCAACTCGACCAACTCGACCAACTCGACCAACTCGACCAACGCGACCAACGCGACCGGAGCGGCCCACATGATCACGATCGAAGGACTGGACCATCTCGTGCTGCGAGTGCGGGACCTCCCCGCCGCGCTGCATTTCTATGTGGAGCTGCTGGGCTGCCGCTTGGAGCGCCGCCAGGACGAGATCGGCCTGGTGCAACTGCGGGCCGGCGCGCAACTGATCGATCTGGTGACCTTGGACGGCAAGCTCGGTCGCGCAGGCGGCACCGGACCGGGCCCGCAAGGTCGCAACGTCGATCACTTCTGTCTGAAGGTCCAGGCCCTGGACGAGCCCGCGCTGCGGCGCTGGCTCACCGACCGCGGGGTGACGGTGGATGCCTACGGCTCACGCTACGGCGCCGAAGGCGAGGGGCCTTCGCTCTATCTGTTCGATCCGGATGGCAATGGCGTGGAACTCAAGGGCCCGCCCTGGCCGGCCGGACTGCATGAGGCACTGGATGAGTCGGTGCGCTTCGGACCGATCTACGGCCGCGCCGACATGCCGCTGTTCAATCACCTGCCGATGGTGCTGGGGGCGCTGGGGCGGCTCGGCGCCCCGCGGCAGGCCATGCGGCTGCAGCTTGACCACTGGGCGCCGCTTTCCCGACCGGCGCAAGCGGATGGTCCCGCCGCACCCGCGGTGGCGCAGGCGCTGACGAGCCTGTTCGCCTCGCCCGAGAGCCAGGCCTTTCACGTTGCGATCCGGCTCGCTTATGCGTTGAAGTCCGGCCATGCCGGGGAACTGGCGTCGGCGCTGAAAACCTGCATCGACCTGGACCGGCCGCTGGGGGATCCGCCGCGCAGCGCACAGGGATCGCTGGCGCTGCGCGATGCGATCGACCAGGTGCGCGCCGATGACGCGCTCACCCTGGCGCCGATGCCCGGCACGCTGATTACCACCCGCATGCAGCGGGCGGCAGCGTTGCCCGGATTCGATCGGCATGTGGCCTCACCGCACCTGTCGATGGAGGCGCTGGCGGAGGCCTCGCTGGCGGTCTATCTACCCACCCACGGCTTCGCCGCGCTGCACCTGATCACCGGCACCCTGGCGATTCGTGAGCTGCTGGAGGCGGCCGCGTCACGCGGTGTCCCGGTCGACCAGGACCAGGTCTTGCGCAGCGTCTGGCGTGCCTGGCTGGCGGCCTATGTTTCGATGCAACGACCCGCGCCGGCCTGGGACCGGGTGCATGCGGGCGAGGCCT
The Roseateles amylovorans genome window above contains:
- the rplS gene encoding 50S ribosomal protein L19 — translated: MNLIQTLEQEEIARLNKTIPVFAPGDTVIVNVNVVEGTRKRVQAYEGVVIARRNRGLNSNFIVRKISSGEGVERTFQLYSPLIASIEVKRRGDVRRAKLYYLRQRSGKSARIKEKLATKSAD
- a CDS encoding NUDIX hydrolase: MSTPANRPPIKDPRTVPVAGTDAHLPAVPAERLTPAALRQRFLRPPAFDPEIPGDGGFVHDRSPTPAAVLVPLVLRDHGLSVLLTQRTAHLRDHAGQISFPGGRAEPEDGSPERTALREAQEEIGLDEPFVDILGQLPVYQTVTAYEVTPVVALIRPDFALRLDAFEVAEAFEVPLSFLMDPAHHRRHVVDWEGGRRQFLSMPWMGTGLAVTGPDAVLSDREFFIWGATAAMLRNLYRFLQA
- a CDS encoding CobD/CbiB family protein; its protein translation is MNLIAVLLALLCEQLKPLPHGNPVHQGMIAWVRWTGRNFDAGRPHHAAVVWSITVVGPAVLVGVIGWLLNRYSDGLLLLLNVLVLYLTLGFRQFSHYFTDIRDALERGDELEARRLLAEWRHLDASELPRTELLRHVLEHSLLAAHRHVFGVFFWFVLLSAFGLGPAGAVLYRMAEFAGRYWAFKSRTLDAPTNERLMHLSRRLFGLIDHVPARLTATGFAIVGNFEEAVNGWRRDAALWAHSNEGIILAAAAGAVGVQLGGSAAPGVTPDRSKTFDAGSDMDVTRAEGSTEGQPPQLGHLQSVVGLVWRSVVLWMLLLALLRLANMVG
- a CDS encoding SDR family NAD(P)-dependent oxidoreductase, which produces MTAHATDPAARALTLITGSSRGLGEALALQSLEAGDLVIGIARGRSESLERFAHERGLPLQQWQADLSQPLVIAKHLGEWLRTQPIDWTRATLINNAGVITPPGPVDGESLEALSGAIRVGLEATLLLSAAFLEATRDWTAPRKILNISSGLGRRAMAGSAVYCAAKAGMDNLSRAMALDEEHKAATGRPAARIVSLAPGIIDTDMQAQLRGADDAQFPERHRFAEFKAQGQLASAQDTATRVLKFLARNDFGQQVLADVRDA
- a CDS encoding pseudouridine synthase, with translation MSAPLSLIHVDAQRIVIAKPAGLLAVPGRGEDKQDCAWSRVQAQFPDALIVHRLDQATSGLLVFARGEAMQRALSEAFAQRRVDKRYEAVVDGQVEREQFDIDLPLIADWPNRPRQRVDRERGKPSLTRVTLMARDAGAGRSRVSLAPVTGRSHQLRVHLLAIGHPILGDALYAPPHALAQASRLLLHACDLTLPGLLGESALSLHCPPEF
- a CDS encoding protein-tyrosine phosphatase family protein, translating into MAFRSLPLPDTVSGRLWLQSMPGRREPWGFFLDEARQRQLNLVVCLNPLEEVAELSPSYHKAIAEGRLPFRWMHLPMRDFGLASDPDAFRHGVDQIASGLRLGDRALLHCAAGLGRTGTVAACVLKRLGLPADEALEAVRAAGSNPQSAVQSGWIDQF
- a CDS encoding questin oxidase family protein, which translates into the protein MRFGPIYGRADMPLFNHLPMVLGALGRLGAPRQAMRLQLDHWAPLSRPAQADGPAAPAVAQALTSLFASPESQAFHVAIRLAYALKSGHAGELASALKTCIDLDRPLGDPPRSAQGSLALRDAIDQVRADDALTLAPMPGTLITTRMQRAAALPGFDRHVASPHLSMEALAEASLAVYLPTHGFAALHLITGTLAIRELLEAAASRGVPVDQDQVLRSVWRAWLAAYVSMQRPAPAWDRVHAGEASEADWTRALPALSETLNDHRIKLADAAREEWRHRGWPGYALCLQPAGAAA